A genomic segment from Pseudosulfitobacter sp. DSM 107133 encodes:
- a CDS encoding cell wall hydrolase has product MKFLLLCLSLAFGLCSVPAHASEKEALTLLKTERQGLQSLSQDRLQAMIAPPTVSHKGIQFTSSWLDHQPKATGGDQWRCLSEALYFEARGETVKGQFAVAEVIMNRVKSGRFPGSVCGVIHQGTGKRYQCQFTYTCDGHAEKISEPAAFNRVAKVARAVLDGTAPKLTEGATHYHTTAVNPRWSKVYTQTARIGVHLFYRDTYRTASN; this is encoded by the coding sequence ATGAAATTTTTGCTGCTGTGCCTCTCACTGGCCTTTGGTCTGTGTTCTGTTCCTGCTCATGCCTCGGAGAAAGAGGCGCTGACATTGCTCAAGACCGAACGTCAGGGTCTGCAATCACTGTCTCAGGATCGCCTGCAAGCAATGATCGCGCCTCCGACTGTCAGCCACAAGGGCATTCAGTTCACCAGCAGCTGGCTGGACCACCAACCCAAGGCCACAGGCGGCGACCAGTGGCGGTGTCTGTCCGAGGCGCTGTATTTCGAAGCGCGCGGCGAGACCGTCAAAGGCCAGTTTGCTGTGGCAGAGGTCATCATGAACCGGGTCAAGTCGGGCCGTTTCCCCGGATCGGTTTGCGGTGTGATCCACCAGGGCACCGGCAAACGTTATCAGTGTCAGTTCACCTATACCTGTGACGGGCACGCCGAGAAAATCAGTGAACCCGCAGCCTTCAACCGCGTCGCAAAAGTTGCCCGCGCCGTGCTGGACGGCACTGCGCCGAAGCTGACAGAAGGTGCCACGCACTACCACACCACCGCCGTGAACCCGCGCTGGAGCAAGGTCTATACCCAAACCGCGCGCATCGGGGT